Genomic DNA from candidate division KSB1 bacterium:
GGCAGACTCAACCAAGCCCGAAGAAAAGTCAAGCAAACCGGCTGAAATGGCCAAAGCTCCCAGCTTTCCACCGGGCGCTTACGGTCGAACCGGCCCTCCTGAGCAGCCCAAAGCAATTTTCGTCAAAGGGGCGACCATTTGGACAAGCGGTCCCGAAGGCATAATTGAAAACGGATCTCTTTTAATCAATCGCGGCAAAATTTCAAAAATCGGTAAAGGACTAAAAGCGCCCTCAGGTGCGATGGTTATCGACGCCAAAGGCAAACATGTGACACCCGGGCTTATCGACGCTCACTCCCACTCGGGGTTGAGTTCGATAAATGAAGGCTCGCAAGCCGTGACCGCTGAAGTTAGCGTTGGCGACGTCATCAACAGTTACGACATCGCTTTGTACCGTGAGCTTGCCGGCGGCCTAACTGCAGCGAATCAGTTGCACGGTTCCGCAAATCCAATTGGCGGAAAGAATTCCGTCATAAAACTTCGCTGGGGTTCTTCGCCGGACGCTTTGAAAATTAAAGATGCGATCCCCGGAATTAAATTTGCGTTAGGGGAAAATGTTAAACGATCAAGGTCGTCTAATAATAAACGTTATCCGGACACGCGCATGGGAGTCGAGCAGATCATTCGTGATCGCTTCAAGGCTGCTTTGGATTATGAAAGAAAATGGCAAAAATTCAGCGCGCTAAAGAAAAAGAACGGCGTCATTCCACCTCGTCGTGACCTGGAGCTCGATACTTTACTGGAGATCATTCACGGCAAACGCCTGGTTCACAGCCATTCCTACCGCCAGGATGAGATTCTCATGTTGGTGCGGGTTGCTGAGGATTTTGGTTTTAAGATTGGCACGTTTCAACACGTGCTCGAGGGCTACAAGGTCGCTGAAGTGTTGGCGAAGCACGGCGCCGGGGCGTCCACATTCAGTGACTGGTGGGCTTACAAATTTGAAGTTTACGATGCTATTCCGTATAACGGCGCTTTGATGCATGACGCGGGCGTTGTCGTTTCGTTTAATTCCGACAGCGGCGAATTGGCGCGGCGAATGAATCTCGAAGCAGCAAAGGCAGTCAAGTACGGCGGCGTCTCGGAAGAAGAAGCATTAAAATTTGTGACCTTAAATCCAGCGAAACAACTGCGCATTGATCATCGCGTCGGGTCGCTGGAAGTCGGCAAAGACGCCGATTTCGTGATTTGGAGTGGTAGTCCACTCTCGACGTATTCAAAATGCGAGCAGACCTGGATCGAAGGCCGGAAGTACTTCGACATTGAAGAAGATATGAAAATGCGTGAGCTGGTAGTTAATGAGCGGGCGCGACTTATTCAAAAAGTGTTTGCATCCGAAGAGAAAGGCAAGTCGAAGAAAAAGAAATCAGAAGCTAAACCGACTTATTAAAATATTTCTAAAAGATTTCTTGATTAAATTGGAGTAATAAAAATGAAAAGAATTATAAATCGAAATTCCGGAACCCGCACCTTGATGGGCGCCTTTTTACTCTCTGTATTTGCACTTACTATCAACGCCTCAGATCAAGTGCCTGGCAAACCACAGGATCACCCGATTGCGTTGATAGGTGGCACGATTCATACTGTCAGCGGTGTGATCATTGGGAACGGCACGGTTCTATTTGTCGATGGTAAAATTTCGGGAATTGGAACTCAGGTGGACTTACCTGAGGGCACGGAACAAATTAATATTAATGGCAAGCATGTTTATCCGGGCCTCATTACGGCAAATACACGACTGGGGCTCTTAGAGATTAACGCGGTGCGCGCGACCCGGGATTTCGCCGAGCTTGGCGACGTTAAACCGAATATTCGTGCCGAGGTTTCCATAAACCCCGACAGTGAATTGCTGCCGGTTGCCCGTGCCAATGGAATCACAATGGCGCATACCATTCCAATGGGTGGGCTCATCGCCGGGACCTCGGCACTTATCACACTTGACGGATGGACCTGGGAGGATCTGACTTATAAAGCGCCGGTCGGGCTTTATATTGACTGGCCCTTTATGGGTGTCCGCCGGGGGCGATTTGTGACTAAGAGTGAAGAGGATCAATTAAAAGAACGCGACGAAAAGTTGGCGAAAATCCGGGAGACATTCAAACAAGCGCGAGCTTATTTGAAGGCAAAAGAAGCAGAAGGTCAAAAGGGTACGCCGTACCACGGCTCAGACTTGCGCCTGGATGCGATGATTCCGGTTTTGAAGAAAGAAATGCCGGTTCTTTTGCATGCTCGCGGAATCAAGCAAATTCAAGCGGCCCTGGATTGGGCAATTGACGAAGACCTCAGAATAATTCTCTTGTGCGGTCAGGACGTTCGATTTGTTACGAGCTTGCTTAAAGAAAATAACATTCCGGTTATTTATGAAGGAACTTTAACTACGCCTTCACGTCGTTGGGAGCCGTATGACACGCCTTTTAGTACACCGCTTAAGTTGTTTGAGGCAGGAGTCACTTTTTGTATCTCAGGATCCGGAAGAACTTTTGAGGCAGCTCACGAACGAAACCTGCCTTACCAGGCTGCAATGGCCGCAGCTTATGGACTGCCAAAAGAAGAGGCATTGAAAGCAGTGACGCTTTACCCGGCTCAGATTTTGGGTGTGGGCGACCGGGTTGGCTCCATCGAAGTCGGTAAGGACGCTACTCTGATCGTGACGAATGGCGACCCCTTGGAAATTATGACAAACGTTGAAATGGAATTCATTCAAGGCCGCAAAATTGATCTGAGTAGCCGTCACACTGAGTTGTATGAGAAATATAAGACTAAATATCAGAGGATGGAATTGACGAACGGAAAAGTTACCTCAAAGTAGCATCGAAATATCGAAATTATTTGGAATGAAAATTTTTGCGCATCGCGGGTCTTCGCTGATCTGGCCGGAAAATACCATGCTGGCATTCGATCATGCCCATGAGACCGGCGCTACCGGATTTGAAACGGATTTAAGATTATCGAAAGATAGCGAGATCATTCTTTCGCATGATGACAACTTAGCTCGTTTTGGACAACCAGACAAAACAATCAGTGAATTAACCGAAAAAGAAATCGGCGCGATTGAAATTGGTTCACCTGATGGCCAGCTTAAAGATAAATTGATTTCTTTAAAGAGTCTGCTGCAAAAGTATCCGGAAAAGGATTATATTTTTGATTGCAAGATTTCCGATGAGTTACTTTTTGTGAAATTAAAAAAGCTTTTATCTGAGTTGACATTTCATGATCGGTTTTGGTTTCTAAATTGGAGCAGTAAAGGGGACAAACACGTGGACGATTTTTTCCCTGAACACGAAAGTTTCCCCCGGGTTGCTCGAACCGGTATTTGGGGATGGTTAAGTATTCTTGGTTTAGGTCATTTTTCTGAACCAAAAAATAACATCTTGGCGCTGCCTGTTTATTTTAATCATTTTCCGGTTTTTTCAGGAAGACAAATCGCTTCAATTGCGAGACGTAAAAAGACTTTCGTGGGATATTTGGTTAATTCTGAAAAGGAGTTTCGACAGTGTAAGGGGATGGGAGTTGAGATTTTTTTAACCGACCGCCCGGACGTGATTGCGAATCTTATGTAGGGAACAGGCATGCCTGTTCCCTACAATTATGTATTCTATTTTTTTATCTCTTGAATATATTTGATGTGCACCCATCCCATCTGAGCATTTCCTAATTTGATTTTTCTCCAGTTTCCTCTTCTTTCAAAGGCCTGAAATTTTTGTCCGTATTTAACCTTGGCCATTTTTCGGTATTTTGTTCCGGGTCCCGTACGCACATTTAATACTCTCGCTGTTACAACAACTTTCTTACTCGTTGTTCTGGCAATATCGCTAGCGCCGGTGCGCTTCGTTCTTGACATTGTTTTTTTTGCGCGTCTCGGTCTGTCGTGGCCCAGGTTGGACTTTTTCCCAAGTGAGAAGACCAGAGAAACCCGGTGTATGGCGTCATTGAATATTCTGTCGTTTGTGTAACTATAATTTAACTCCATCAGATGCCGGGAAACCGGCAGTACAATTCCTGCTCCCCCGGTTATCTGTGCATCATTCCAGCCAATCCTGAGCGGCAAAGAATTCACCGGCCGGATTTCAGCGCCTATGTGGTACTGCGGCGATTCGTCGGTGGTTTTGCTGACATCCACTGCTACAATTACACCGTCGAGTATTTTCCAGGCTGTGCCCAGTCTTAGTGTCATAGGGATGCCCTCGGTGAGGCCGCCTTCCCAGCGGTAATCGGTGCCAATATCTTGTACCAAAAGTCCCAGGGAAAGCCTGTCGGTCGGTTGAAATAGAATCGATCCGTCAAAACCAAGACCGTTTGCCGCAAAACTTCCCAGCTCGTTTCTGATAACTTTGAGGCTGCCGCCAATGGAGAAATTGTGAGTCAATGACGTTCCCATGGAAAGAAAAAAAGCATTCTGGGTGTTATTAAAGAGAAAGTCCGGTTCTGCGCTGTTAGAGGTTCTGGCTTCTAAATTTTCCACTCTGAAACCAACCCAACTGACGCCAAAAGTCATAAATCTTTTTAATGGCAAGGTTGCGCTGAAGTAATTCAATGTCCGGTCAAACGGCAGGTTGACATTCATGAATTCAAACTGAAAGTTGTGTATTTGGCCCAGTCCGGAGGGGTTCCAATATGCCGCCGATGGGTCATCCGCAATCCCTGTAAATGCGCCGCCCATGCCCAGCGCTCGGGCGCCAACGCCCATTCGTAAAAACAGACCGGCGGCTCCTGTAGCCTGTTGCACCAGCGCTTTGTCAAGAGTGATCTGGGAGAATGAATTGTTAAAAAAGATTCCGACTAAAGATAAAGCTGCGAAAATCACTCTGGCTGTTTTTGTCCACTGATACATGGTGTCCTTCCTTCTGTTGTGTTATATTATCTCGTTACGGCTATTTTTATGATCTTTTGTTCCAGGCTAGTGCGGATGTTACAAAAATAAACTCCATTCGCCACGAATCTGCCGTCGGAATTTCTGCCATCCCAGACATCTCCTGTATTTTCGCCGGCAGGTCTAAATTCGTTTTTGATGAGGTTGGTTATAAAGTTAGTATTGGAATCCATGATCTCGATTGTGACTTCTGCGGAATTTTGGAGTTCATATCGAATGATGGTTTTTTCAGAATCGATTTTAAATGGATTGGGATAATTATAGGCCTGACCAATGAATGTCTGAGTATTATTGGTTTCGTTGCCACTCCCTTGATCGTCGGATGTGTTTTCTGAAATGGTTGTCCCAACTTCTTTTGAGAAGGTGCTTTCGTTGCCCGAGAAATCCAGGGCTGTGACCGCAAAATAATAGTGTTTACCTTCTTCCAGCCCGGTGAGATGATAACTGGTGACATTTCCAACATAAACCTGGCTTTCATAACTTCCGGAGCTTTTGCCATAATAGATTTTATAACCAGCTAAGTCGAGCTCCGAATTGGCGTTCCACGAAACTGTAGCGCTTCCGGCATTTAGCAGCGGGGCCAATAGTAGAAATGTCAAATTGATAGTTCTTAAAAAACAATTCTTTTTCATGAGCAGATCACCTGTTAATAAAGTTATTTATGGTATTACCAATAAAGTCTTGCATTTTTGTGCAAAAAATTTCTCCATGCAAATATAAATATCAAAAACTTTCAGCAGTCAGCTATCAGCTTCAAAAAAAAACTAAATGCTGATCGCTGAAAGCTGATAGCTTGAAAGATGTTTATAGTAGTTCTCATTTCAAATTTCGTCCTGCGTTTGACAGTGTGCAGCTCCACCGCGCTGGGATAAAAGCATTTTATTAATTGCATCCAAAATTTTCTGAGGTCTGCACGGCTTTTCGAGAACTTGCGTGTTGGAATCCCTCAGCGATAAATGATGTGCTGTTAAAAAGAGCACTTTTAAATCCGGCCGTGTTTGTCTGAATTTGGATATTACAGCCAGACCATCAATGTCAGGCAGTTTGAAATCCGTTAGCACAATATCAAAGCTATGCTTGCGAAATGTTTCAAATGCTTCTTTGCCATTGATTGCAACTTCGGAGTCAAACCCGCAGTCCTGGAAATACTCTCTTAACACCAAGGCTGTTTCCCGGTTGTCTTCTATAATTAGAATTTTTTTCTTCATTAAATCGTGCGTGGATTCAAGTTGAAAGGAAAGGAGAGGTGAAAGCACATTCGGAAGACAAAATGGCTTCACGTCCCCTGGCATCTTTATTGAATCAAAACTAAACTACTTGCATTTTTTCTGTCTGTGTCTCTGTTTGGATTTCCCCTTCTTCATCATCCTTCGTTTCGTTTTCTCCAAAGTCATCGAGATAGATACTTTTTTCCGATTCCAATTTCTCGGTGTCTAAATCCGCACCGTAGAAGGAGATTTCATCTTTTCTTTTTTTACGCATAAAATAGAAAATAGCGATTACGAATCCCAGACATAGAGCAACCACGCCAGCAAAAAGAATTGAACTCGTTATTGAAGCTTTGTCACTACTGGACTCCGCTAGCTCTTGTTCAAAGCCTATAATCCGTCCAACGTCTTTAACGACCTCGGATTCATCCGGTTTTTTCACAGTTACGGTCGCTATTCTTTCGGACTGCGATTTTTCAACTTCCTGATAATTGTTCGGCTGTATAGATGTGGAAACCAAGATATTTTGCTGTTCTTTAATTAATTTATTTACCTCGCTTAGCCGTTTAGTGTTTCTAATTTGTCGGATGACCTTGAAACTCGGTACGATGACGTTCTCCCCTGGAAAAACCAGGTTGCCTTCGGGAGCACGATTGATCAGTTCCAACTCTTTCCAGAAGGTGGGATCACCATAATACTCCAGTGCGATTTTGCTGAGCCAATCGCCATCTTCAACTTTATGAATGGTGGGTTGCTCAATTCTCAATAAATTGCTCAAGAGTGTTTCTGCTGGTTCGAGGAATAAAACAAACAACCCCAAAAACAAGGTCGCCAAAATATACTTTTTCATACTTGCCTCCCATAAATTGTCAAACTTTCTTTAGGATAAAGCAAAGGAGGTGCCAAAGATTTTGAGCAGTTTTTTTTAGAGTAATATAATTTGTTTGTGGGTAGATTGCGGAGATTTGTTACTTAAAGTTAAAAAATCGGCGGGGATTCGTAGGTGAATCGAGAAGACAATGTAAATGTTACATCTTTTTGCGTGCCTTTAAAGTTCAAATGTCCGCATCTTCTACATAGTATTTATTCAATTTGTTGTGCATTGTTTTCAAACTGATTCCCAATATTTGGGCGGCTTTGGTTTTATTGTTATGGGTCATTTTTAATGTTTTGAAGATTACGTCCTTCTCAATTTCCTGTAGTTCTCTGCCCAGCTCAATACTTTCCCCGCTTTTTTTTTGTGGCGCTGCTAAAATATGTTTCGGAAAGTGTTTTAATTCCACGGTGTCCCCCTCGCACAGAATGACAGTCCGTTCTACCAGATTCTTTAATTCCCTAATATTTCCGGGCCAATGATATTTTCTCAAAACCTCCAGACATTCGGGAGAAAAGCCTTTTACTTCTTTTTTGTTTCTCTCATTGAAGATTTTTAGAAATTCATTAATGAGCGGCAGCAGATCGCTCATTCTTTCTCTGAGGGAGGGGAGCTCAATTTCCATAACGCTTAAGCGAAAATAGAGGTCTTCCCTCAAAAGTCCATTTTTGATTGCTTTTTGAATCTTGCGATTTGTGGCAGCGACCACTCTGACATCAACGGTGACTTCCTTTGTACCGCCCAGACGCCTAAAGCTCATTTCTTCCAGAACACGCAGCAGCTTGGTTTGTGTATCATTCGGCATTTCACCGATTTCATCGAGGAAAAGGGTGCCACCGTCCGCCATCTCAAAACAGCCCGGCTTTTCCTTGAGCGCACCGGTAAACGCGCCCTTTTCATGACCGAACAATTCATTTTCCAGAATATCACGTGGAAGGGCAGAGCAGTTTATGGCGATAAACGGACCCTTCAGCCGGCTGCTTTTTTGATGAATTGCGCGGGCGACCAATTCTTTTCCCGTGCCGCTTTCGCCCGTAATTAACACACTCGCAGACGTGTCTGCTACCGCATCAATTAAATGATAAACTTCGTTGATTTTTTCGTCCTGGCCAACCATATCATTATACCGAGATAAGCTCTGAACTTTTTGCTCGAGCTCTTTATTTTTTTTCACTAAACTTTGATGCTCGAGAGCTTTTGCGATGATTGTCCGCAGTCGGTTTGGGTCGACCGGTTTGTCTAAATAATCGTAAGCGCCTGACTTGATTGCTTTCACGGTTGTTTCGGTACTTCCTTTTCCGGATATCATGATCACAGTTGTCGACAGACCCGTTTTATTAATCTCATTCAAAATTTGCAATCCGTCCAAACCCGGCATGACTAAATCAAGAAGAGCGATATCAAAAGGTTTTTCTTCTATCTGTTTTAGGGCCTCTTTGCCATCATTCACAGTTGTTGTTTCATATCCCTCCAATTCGAGTAATTCTGCAAGGCCTACTGTTATCGAAGGTTCGTCATCAGCGATGAGGATTTGATATTTTACATTGCTTCCCATTGGGTTGCTGGCTTAAAGTGATTGCAGGGAAATAATTATGGTGGTTCCCTTATCTAATTTACTGTCCAATTGCATTTGTCCCCCATTGGCTTCCACAATTCGCTTGCTAATCGGCAAGCCTAAACCTGTACCATTTTTTTTAGTTGTAAAATAGAGATCAAAAATTTGCTGCAATTGTTCCTTGGCAATCCCTGTGCCGGTATCCTTAATAGACACCAAAACTTTCTTTCGTTTTGCCCAGGAGCGAATGTTGACCTTACCGCCTTCGCCGGTTGCCTGAACCGCATTGATGAGGAGATTGTGAAGCGCCTGCTGAAATTGTCCCCGGTCAATCAGAATATCACTCAGATTTTTACCCAGCCGCGTTTCGATGCTTATCTTCGATTTTTCAGCTTCCGGGGCCACCATTTCACAAACATCTTTGATGAGATTGTTGATTTTCAGCCGCTCCTTACGCGGCACGCCCGGGCGGACATAGCTTAGAAAACCTTGAATAACTTCCTGAAGATGGTCAATTTCATGTTCGAGAATTTCTGAATGTTTAAGAAGATCTTTTTTCGGTTTACCTTTTTGTACTTTTGTTTTAAGAACGTCCAGATTAATGCCCAACGCATGCAATGGGTTCTTCACTTCATGTGCCATCATGTCCATATATCGAGAGAATGTTTTCATTTCATTAAGCAAAACATTTTTTCTTTGCACGGCGTTTCTTTGCACCGAATCCAATTGCTCCAACCTTTGCAGCGCGAGATTTACTTTTTCATAGACCTTTGCGAAGGGGTCGTTTTTTTTGATTTTCAGCCGGTGACCGTATTTCCTTTTATCGATTTGGGTCATGGCTTTTTCGATGATGCGCATCGGTGAACTCAAAACTTTGGACCATATAAGCGACAAAAATATGACCACTAAAATTCCCGCAAAACCAAGTAAATACCATTTTATTTTCAAACTATGGATAATACTGCTAACTCGCACAGTCGGATCTATTCTCAGCACGCAGGTAAGATTTTTTGGGACGGGAAGTAGCCAGACGGCCTCAAAACTTTCCGAATTCTTTGTCTTAATTACTGCTATTTCTTGAGCACCAATTTTTACTAAACTGTCAATTGCAACAGACACCGTGGCATTTTTAGAATATAATGAAAACAAAATTTGCCTTGTTTCACTGAGTAAGAAAACTTCTTCAATTTCCTTATGTCCGTTTAATTCGTTTAAAAGATACTGTCGGAATTGTTTATCACTTGCCGCTGACCATTTGCTTGAGGGGTCAAGCTGAGCGCCTGCAGAATTGATTGCCGATTTGACTTTTTCTGCCAGCAAATAAACATTTTGCTCTGAAAGAACTTTTTGGGAAGATGAAAGCCCCCAATAAGAAAAGTAAACCGTAAGTCCGAAAAACAAGCCAAAGAAGATTAATAAAATAATTAGCTGTTTGGGGAGTAACCTCATTGCCTTTTGGAGAAAGATTTGTAATAAAGAGAAGAATTAATTAAGGACAAAAATAATGTCAATGGGTCAGAATGTCAAGAGAAAATTCCAACTGTAAATTCGAAATAGAGGTGAATAAAGCCATAGTAGCGGAGTAAGTCCAGACAACAATTTCCTGGCAGAGAAAACAATTTTATTTTTTAATATTCAATTCTTTAAAAACTTTGTCGGCTATGATTTTAAAAATTTCATACTGGAAATAAAACCCTCCCCTGATGCGGTTTTGAATTTCGGTTAATCTTGTCTTGTCGAGACTGGAAAATGCACTCATTTTTGCTCCTGGTTCGGCGTCGGGTTAGTAATTGTTCTGAATTCCGTCTCAAGTCAGTGTGGTTAACTCATTCCTCTTCTTGAGGAGATTTTTTTCGGACCAATTTTACTCCTTTCGGTTTTTCGCGGGCTAAAAAAGATTAGGAGTAAGGTTTATTTTATCAATTACTTAACTTATCGGTTAATTATTACAGTTCTTTAATTAAATAATTTTGTAACAGGAGGATAAAATAAAAGAGCCGTCCATAAAGAACGGCTCGGAGGAGGAAGGAAATCGTTAAAACTATCTCTTTAATTCCACTTACGACTTTGCTCAAAAAAATGTTTCAATTAAATTTTTAAAAAGGATTCTACGGTTAAAGGAAGTTTCTTTGAGCAAAACTTATTGCGGCTTTTCTAATTTTTTTGAAAGCAGGGCAGCACGATTTCGCCAATCTTTCTGTTCGGTTGGTTCACTGTATTTGGAGTAAGAGGTGTTTAGAAGATTGAGCATTTTTTCTGCTTGGCTGAATTTACCAATTTTGATATAACTCTCTGCCAAAAAGAGCAGGTTTTCAGGGTAATCCTTTGAAATTTTGTATGCTTTTTCTAAATGAAAAACCGCTCTTCGCGAGCTGCCAATTCCCGCTGGTGGTCCAGGAGCACGCAGATAAAGCGCACCCAAAACACGATGGGGGCCGCCGTGATCAAAAGCAGGATCTAGATCGATTGCGATACTTAAATCCTTGCGAATTCGGTTCAAAGAATTTTTGGCTAGGAGTTTGTTCTGCTGCGAAAAGAGACCCACTGCAATTCCCCTGTAGTAGAA
This window encodes:
- a CDS encoding tetratricopeptide repeat protein, which gives rise to MSQQIRKLLISILLILFSCQNKQISTQKPDVAKNIKVLAVQAESRFAISPRKAHNVLDAYKLMKKAASQSSKNNPDRCEYFIRAARFGIWLSYHLDTKIEKSKFANEAISLSKRTIDIDKQRAEGFYYRGIAVGLFSQQNKLLAKNSLNRIRKDLSIAIDLDPAFDHGGPHRVLGALYLRAPGPPAGIGSSRRAVFHLEKAYKISKDYPENLLFLAESYIKIGKFSQAEKMLNLLNTSYSKYSEPTEQKDWRNRAALLSKKLEKPQ
- a CDS encoding sigma-54-dependent Fis family transcriptional regulator; this encodes MGSNVKYQILIADDEPSITVGLAELLELEGYETTTVNDGKEALKQIEEKPFDIALLDLVMPGLDGLQILNEINKTGLSTTVIMISGKGSTETTVKAIKSGAYDYLDKPVDPNRLRTIIAKALEHQSLVKKNKELEQKVQSLSRYNDMVGQDEKINEVYHLIDAVADTSASVLITGESGTGKELVARAIHQKSSRLKGPFIAINCSALPRDILENELFGHEKGAFTGALKEKPGCFEMADGGTLFLDEIGEMPNDTQTKLLRVLEEMSFRRLGGTKEVTVDVRVVAATNRKIQKAIKNGLLREDLYFRLSVMEIELPSLRERMSDLLPLINEFLKIFNERNKKEVKGFSPECLEVLRKYHWPGNIRELKNLVERTVILCEGDTVELKHFPKHILAAPQKKSGESIELGRELQEIEKDVIFKTLKMTHNNKTKAAQILGISLKTMHNKLNKYYVEDADI
- a CDS encoding response regulator, with the translated sequence MKKKILIIEDNRETALVLREYFQDCGFDSEVAINGKEAFETFRKHSFDIVLTDFKLPDIDGLAVISKFRQTRPDLKVLFLTAHHLSLRDSNTQVLEKPCRPQKILDAINKMLLSQRGGAAHCQTQDEI
- a CDS encoding amidohydrolase family protein, with amino-acid sequence MKRIINRNSGTRTLMGAFLLSVFALTINASDQVPGKPQDHPIALIGGTIHTVSGVIIGNGTVLFVDGKISGIGTQVDLPEGTEQININGKHVYPGLITANTRLGLLEINAVRATRDFAELGDVKPNIRAEVSINPDSELLPVARANGITMAHTIPMGGLIAGTSALITLDGWTWEDLTYKAPVGLYIDWPFMGVRRGRFVTKSEEDQLKERDEKLAKIRETFKQARAYLKAKEAEGQKGTPYHGSDLRLDAMIPVLKKEMPVLLHARGIKQIQAALDWAIDEDLRIILLCGQDVRFVTSLLKENNIPVIYEGTLTTPSRRWEPYDTPFSTPLKLFEAGVTFCISGSGRTFEAAHERNLPYQAAMAAAYGLPKEEALKAVTLYPAQILGVGDRVGSIEVGKDATLIVTNGDPLEIMTNVEMEFIQGRKIDLSSRHTELYEKYKTKYQRMELTNGKVTSK
- a CDS encoding PorV/PorQ family protein translates to MYQWTKTARVIFAALSLVGIFFNNSFSQITLDKALVQQATGAAGLFLRMGVGARALGMGGAFTGIADDPSAAYWNPSGLGQIHNFQFEFMNVNLPFDRTLNYFSATLPLKRFMTFGVSWVGFRVENLEARTSNSAEPDFLFNNTQNAFFLSMGTSLTHNFSIGGSLKVIRNELGSFAANGLGFDGSILFQPTDRLSLGLLVQDIGTDYRWEGGLTEGIPMTLRLGTAWKILDGVIVAVDVSKTTDESPQYHIGAEIRPVNSLPLRIGWNDAQITGGAGIVLPVSRHLMELNYSYTNDRIFNDAIHRVSLVFSLGKKSNLGHDRPRRAKKTMSRTKRTGASDIARTTSKKVVVTARVLNVRTGPGTKYRKMAKVKYGQKFQAFERRGNWRKIKLGNAQMGWVHIKYIQEIKK
- a CDS encoding LysM peptidoglycan-binding domain-containing protein, with product MKKYILATLFLGLFVLFLEPAETLLSNLLRIEQPTIHKVEDGDWLSKIALEYYGDPTFWKELELINRAPEGNLVFPGENVIVPSFKVIRQIRNTKRLSEVNKLIKEQQNILVSTSIQPNNYQEVEKSQSERIATVTVKKPDESEVVKDVGRIIGFEQELAESSSDKASITSSILFAGVVALCLGFVIAIFYFMRKKRKDEISFYGADLDTEKLESEKSIYLDDFGENETKDDEEGEIQTETQTEKMQVV
- a CDS encoding amidohydrolase is translated as ADSTKPEEKSSKPAEMAKAPSFPPGAYGRTGPPEQPKAIFVKGATIWTSGPEGIIENGSLLINRGKISKIGKGLKAPSGAMVIDAKGKHVTPGLIDAHSHSGLSSINEGSQAVTAEVSVGDVINSYDIALYRELAGGLTAANQLHGSANPIGGKNSVIKLRWGSSPDALKIKDAIPGIKFALGENVKRSRSSNNKRYPDTRMGVEQIIRDRFKAALDYERKWQKFSALKKKNGVIPPRRDLELDTLLEIIHGKRLVHSHSYRQDEILMLVRVAEDFGFKIGTFQHVLEGYKVAEVLAKHGAGASTFSDWWAYKFEVYDAIPYNGALMHDAGVVVSFNSDSGELARRMNLEAAKAVKYGGVSEEEALKFVTLNPAKQLRIDHRVGSLEVGKDADFVIWSGSPLSTYSKCEQTWIEGRKYFDIEEDMKMRELVVNERARLIQKVFASEEKGKSKKKKSEAKPTY
- a CDS encoding fibronectin type III domain-containing protein; protein product: MKKNCFLRTINLTFLLLAPLLNAGSATVSWNANSELDLAGYKIYYGKSSGSYESQVYVGNVTSYHLTGLEEGKHYYFAVTALDFSGNESTFSKEVGTTISENTSDDQGSGNETNNTQTFIGQAYNYPNPFKIDSEKTIIRYELQNSAEVTIEIMDSNTNFITNLIKNEFRPAGENTGDVWDGRNSDGRFVANGVYFCNIRTSLEQKIIKIAVTR